The Alphaproteobacteria bacterium genome contains a region encoding:
- a CDS encoding ATP-binding protein, with product MLSDMPFNPQRRFLPSENALPSWAISVGLAVAVGTIYFLAARLSLALISRPDGVAVFWPAAGVSSGVLIGLGPKARLPVIVGTVAATIVANLLGDRNVWTALVFAFCNSGEALVVALMIQRLFGWPFRLESLTRVFGLVAAAIVATALSGVIATVAYVTLYASPAPVLTIWRAWFISDAIGIITIAPLLIGLCSMARDRPPPGEVLEGVLALVCVAALAVLVLRLPSEAWAVQVIIALFFPLSLWTAARCQPVFAAAAVSIVAITAVWSTTYGIGVFGSPDLPIRERVLTAQAIILATSLAALILAALFAERRRHEAIVVENEARLQGAMRIGGVMAFDWNVHEGTTQRSENAAQMMGYDPDGPFPAATFLQRIHPDDQERFKAHLHDVSPENPAYIVSFRYLHPNGQEVWFEETARAEFDAAGRVVKVTGLTRDVTERRRAEAELAASRKAVEAADRAKSGFLAAASHDLRQPLQSLTLLGNALKPHLQNAEGRALVGRIERSLDVMKDVLDSLLDINRLETGVLTPSKSNFSVHALFESLAAEFVDPVTERGLEWRLVPSRLAVHSDRRMLELMLRNLLSNALRYTERGKILVGCRRLGDKVRIEVWDSGVGIAEEHISRIFDEYYQVEDRTHLGSFGLGLAIVQRLGNLLGHRLEVRSKPGEGSCFSIEAPLALEGMSVSGDTALPKQAARTTFNGTILVVEDDSFVRSGIELLLASEGMKVVGAANGHEALELITKKGVRPELVLSDFNLPGRMNGVDTIHAVRKAVGRRIPAVVLTGDIRSQVLDSIAMHNVRIATKPVNADQLIQLLTEPETEAAAE from the coding sequence ATGCTTTCCGATATGCCGTTCAATCCGCAGCGCAGGTTTCTGCCCTCCGAAAACGCATTACCCTCGTGGGCCATCTCGGTTGGGCTCGCTGTCGCAGTCGGCACCATCTATTTCCTCGCTGCGCGCCTGAGCCTCGCGCTCATCTCGCGGCCCGATGGTGTTGCGGTGTTCTGGCCGGCGGCGGGCGTTTCGTCCGGTGTGCTGATCGGCCTCGGACCGAAGGCGCGGCTGCCCGTCATCGTCGGAACGGTGGCGGCGACCATTGTTGCCAACTTGCTTGGCGACCGCAATGTCTGGACCGCGCTCGTCTTCGCGTTCTGCAATTCGGGCGAGGCCCTTGTCGTCGCGCTCATGATCCAGCGCTTGTTCGGCTGGCCGTTCCGGCTCGAGTCGCTCACCCGTGTGTTCGGGCTGGTGGCTGCCGCGATCGTTGCGACCGCGCTGTCGGGAGTGATCGCGACCGTCGCCTATGTGACGCTCTATGCCTCGCCCGCACCGGTGCTGACGATCTGGCGAGCCTGGTTCATCTCGGATGCGATCGGCATCATCACAATCGCACCGCTCCTGATCGGTCTGTGCTCCATGGCGCGCGACCGGCCGCCGCCGGGCGAAGTCCTCGAAGGGGTGCTCGCGCTTGTCTGCGTGGCGGCGTTGGCCGTCCTGGTCCTCCGTCTTCCGAGCGAAGCCTGGGCGGTCCAAGTCATCATCGCCCTGTTCTTCCCGCTGTCGCTATGGACCGCAGCGCGCTGTCAGCCGGTCTTCGCCGCGGCGGCGGTTTCCATCGTCGCCATCACGGCCGTATGGTCGACGACCTACGGTATCGGCGTGTTCGGCAGTCCGGATCTGCCAATACGCGAACGCGTGCTGACCGCTCAAGCGATCATCCTGGCCACGTCACTGGCTGCGCTCATCCTCGCGGCGCTGTTTGCCGAACGCCGCCGCCACGAGGCGATCGTCGTCGAGAACGAAGCACGGCTGCAAGGTGCGATGCGCATCGGGGGCGTCATGGCCTTCGATTGGAACGTGCACGAAGGGACGACGCAGCGGAGCGAGAATGCCGCACAGATGATGGGCTACGATCCAGATGGGCCTTTTCCAGCGGCTACGTTCCTTCAGCGGATTCATCCCGACGATCAGGAGCGCTTCAAGGCGCACTTGCATGACGTCAGTCCCGAGAATCCCGCCTATATCGTTAGCTTTCGCTACCTGCACCCCAATGGGCAGGAGGTGTGGTTCGAGGAAACTGCACGGGCTGAGTTCGACGCGGCGGGGCGCGTCGTGAAGGTCACGGGCCTGACCCGCGATGTGACCGAACGCAGGCGCGCCGAGGCCGAGCTCGCGGCTTCCCGCAAGGCGGTGGAGGCCGCCGACCGCGCCAAGTCCGGCTTCCTTGCCGCCGCAAGCCACGATCTGCGCCAACCCCTGCAAAGCCTGACGCTGCTCGGCAATGCGCTGAAGCCGCATCTGCAGAACGCGGAGGGGCGCGCCCTGGTTGGACGCATCGAGCGTTCGCTCGATGTCATGAAGGACGTGCTCGACAGCCTGCTCGACATCAACCGGCTCGAGACCGGCGTGCTGACGCCCTCGAAGAGCAACTTTTCGGTCCACGCCCTGTTCGAGTCACTGGCGGCCGAGTTTGTCGATCCGGTGACCGAGCGCGGGCTCGAGTGGCGGCTCGTCCCCTCCCGTCTCGCCGTGCACAGCGACCGGCGCATGCTCGAATTGATGTTGCGCAATCTTCTGTCCAACGCGCTGCGCTATACGGAGCGGGGCAAGATCCTGGTGGGTTGCCGGCGCCTGGGTGACAAGGTCCGCATTGAAGTTTGGGACAGCGGCGTCGGCATCGCCGAAGAGCACATCTCGCGCATCTTCGACGAATATTATCAAGTGGAGGACCGCACCCACCTGGGCAGCTTCGGTCTCGGGCTTGCGATCGTGCAGCGCCTGGGGAATCTGCTCGGACATCGCCTCGAGGTGCGGTCCAAACCCGGGGAGGGCTCGTGCTTCTCGATCGAGGCGCCGCTCGCGCTGGAGGGCATGAGCGTATCTGGCGACACGGCGCTTCCCAAGCAGGCTGCCCGCACCACGTTCAACGGGACGATCCTGGTGGTCGAGGACGACTCGTTCGTGCGAAGCGGGATCGAGTTGCTGCTCGCTTCGGAGGGAATGAAGGTCGTGGGTGCCGCGAACGGTCACGAAGCGCTCGAGCTGATCACCAAGAAAGGCGTGCGGCCCGAACTGGTGCTGTCCGACTTCAATCTGCCGGGCCGGATGAACGGGGTCGACACCATTCACGCCGTGCGCAAAGCCGTCGGGCGAAGGATTCCCGCGGTGGTGCTCACCGGCGACATAAGGTCCCAGGTGCTCGATTCAATTGCAATGCACAACGTTCGCATCGCGACGAAGCCGGTGAACGCCGATCAGCTCATCCAGCTTCTCACGGAGCCGGAGACTGAAGCAGCCGCCGAATGA
- a CDS encoding amidohydrolase family protein, which translates to MARMTLNRRRLLRTAALAMFALAPRRSFAQPARNAATPAASLPPRGELIIRGATVLTMDPAVPDLSGGDVHVRDGAIVAVAQKIDAPAAQVIDGAGTICIPGFIDTHFHMWTSVFRPFVRADVGPLGYFPVTARLGPLMAPEDSYRAVRLGAIDALAAGITTVHNWAHNTRSPEHADAELSAMRDLGVRGRFAYGTPVGFADDAPMDLAGLARVKRDWMPDKDGLLTLGICSRNLGAVTIGGGAASSRGTLTIENIKRDWDGARALGLPITMHTSGASPIMALERAGLIGPDVQFIHPLLTTPEEREVLKSRGASYSTAPQLESRRGSQLGVIQLGELLAAGVKVSISTDHIASISCDPFSSMRILFALHSHRLPQMPLTLKRLLQLATLDGAVDLGIADRTGSITPGKRADLLLLRATDLNMAPAGDPYEAVVSFASPANIDMVMVDGRILRRAGKFTAADEAQIVAQAREAAAALREKAKWPT; encoded by the coding sequence ATGGCCCGCATGACACTGAACCGGCGCCGGCTTCTGCGCACCGCCGCATTGGCAATGTTCGCGCTCGCGCCCCGGCGATCCTTCGCGCAGCCGGCGCGCAATGCCGCAACGCCTGCCGCATCGCTGCCGCCGCGCGGCGAGCTCATCATCCGCGGCGCGACCGTGCTCACCATGGACCCCGCCGTGCCGGATCTCTCCGGTGGCGACGTGCATGTGCGCGACGGCGCCATCGTGGCGGTCGCGCAGAAGATCGACGCGCCGGCCGCGCAAGTGATCGACGGCGCCGGGACGATCTGCATCCCGGGATTCATCGACACGCACTTCCACATGTGGACGTCGGTATTCCGCCCGTTCGTGCGCGCCGATGTCGGCCCGCTCGGCTACTTCCCGGTGACGGCGCGCCTCGGCCCGTTGATGGCGCCGGAGGACAGCTACCGTGCGGTGCGTCTCGGCGCGATCGACGCGCTCGCCGCCGGCATCACCACGGTGCACAACTGGGCGCACAACACGCGCAGCCCGGAGCATGCCGATGCCGAGCTCTCGGCGATGCGCGACCTGGGCGTGCGCGGGCGCTTCGCCTACGGCACGCCGGTCGGCTTTGCCGACGATGCGCCGATGGATCTTGCCGGCCTCGCACGCGTCAAGCGCGACTGGATGCCCGACAAAGACGGCCTGCTGACCCTCGGCATCTGCTCGCGCAATCTCGGCGCCGTGACCATCGGCGGCGGTGCGGCGTCATCGCGCGGCACGCTGACGATCGAGAACATCAAGCGCGACTGGGACGGCGCCCGCGCGCTCGGCTTGCCGATCACCATGCATACCTCCGGCGCAAGCCCGATCATGGCGCTGGAGCGGGCAGGGCTCATCGGCCCCGACGTGCAGTTCATCCATCCGCTGCTCACCACGCCCGAGGAGCGCGAGGTGTTGAAGAGCCGCGGCGCCAGCTATTCGACCGCGCCGCAGCTTGAATCGCGCCGCGGTTCGCAGCTCGGCGTCATCCAGCTTGGCGAATTGCTCGCGGCCGGCGTCAAGGTCAGCATCTCGACCGACCACATCGCGTCGATCAGCTGCGATCCGTTCTCCTCGATGCGCATCCTGTTCGCGCTGCACTCGCACCGCCTGCCGCAGATGCCGCTCACGCTCAAGCGCCTGTTGCAGCTTGCGACGCTCGACGGCGCGGTCGACCTCGGCATCGCGGATCGCACCGGCTCGATCACGCCGGGCAAGCGCGCCGACCTTCTGCTGCTGCGCGCGACCGACCTGAACATGGCGCCGGCTGGCGACCCTTACGAGGCGGTGGTGTCGTTCGCGTCCCCGGCGAATATCGACATGGTCATGGTCGACGGCCGCATCCTGCGCCGTGCGGGCAAGTTCACCGCGGCCGACGAGGCGCAGATCGTCGCGCAGGCGCGCGAAGCCGCTGCCGCGCTGCGCGAGAAGGCGAAGTGGCCGACGTGA
- a CDS encoding ATP-binding protein, with protein sequence MTYVTSLPLPKLLTQLRQLPPNSIALFTSLFQDGAGEAFVPHEVVPLVSAAASVPLYGFLDQYLGRGIVGGKLYGSATQGSGAAELVLQSLYGAAPQDMQVREPPAGRLQFDSYQLQRWGIAESDLPPGSEIYFGRATMWEQYHWQIIGIIAAVLAQTGLISWLIYEHRRRTLAEVRSRDAMAELANMNRLATAGELSASIAHEINQPVTGIVLKASAALRWLAVDKPDLERIRNTLSDIVGAGQRAGEIITSVRAMFKKDSDLAAPVNLNALTGTVLALLRVDLQKDGVRVETQLDGELPAVTGDAVQLQQVILNLVVNAADAMRTVQPRVLTVRTSRNGSGTVRMSIEDTGTGINEADRDRIFHPLFTTKAGGMGMGLSICRSIVENHGGRIWVSAAAGRGSIFQFELPVAGGRIANHELAA encoded by the coding sequence GTGACCTACGTGACATCGCTGCCGTTGCCAAAACTGCTGACCCAGCTCAGGCAGTTGCCGCCCAACAGCATCGCGCTGTTCACCTCACTGTTCCAGGACGGTGCCGGCGAAGCGTTCGTTCCGCACGAGGTCGTTCCGCTGGTCTCCGCCGCGGCGAGTGTGCCGCTGTACGGTTTTCTCGATCAGTATCTTGGCCGCGGCATCGTCGGCGGCAAGTTGTACGGCTCTGCCACGCAGGGGTCGGGGGCAGCGGAATTGGTGCTGCAATCTCTATACGGCGCCGCTCCGCAAGATATGCAGGTGCGGGAGCCGCCTGCCGGCAGGCTGCAATTCGACTCGTATCAACTGCAACGATGGGGCATCGCCGAGTCAGACTTGCCTCCGGGGAGCGAAATCTATTTCGGCCGCGCCACCATGTGGGAGCAATATCACTGGCAGATCATCGGCATCATTGCCGCGGTGCTTGCGCAAACCGGTCTGATTTCCTGGCTCATCTATGAGCACCGGCGCCGGACGCTCGCGGAAGTGCGCTCGCGCGATGCGATGGCCGAGCTCGCCAACATGAACCGCCTCGCGACCGCCGGCGAGCTGTCGGCGTCGATCGCGCACGAGATCAATCAACCGGTGACCGGGATCGTCTTGAAGGCATCTGCCGCGCTGCGCTGGCTCGCGGTCGACAAGCCCGACCTGGAGCGCATCCGCAATACCCTGAGCGACATCGTCGGCGCCGGGCAGCGTGCCGGCGAGATCATCACGAGCGTTCGGGCGATGTTCAAGAAGGACTCGGATCTGGCCGCGCCGGTCAATCTCAATGCGCTCACCGGCACGGTGCTGGCGTTGCTGCGCGTGGATCTGCAGAAGGATGGCGTGCGGGTCGAGACGCAGCTCGATGGCGAGCTTCCCGCCGTGACCGGAGATGCAGTTCAGCTGCAGCAAGTCATCCTCAATCTCGTGGTCAACGCCGCAGACGCGATGCGCACGGTGCAGCCGCGTGTGTTGACGGTTCGGACCAGCCGGAACGGGTCCGGCACGGTGCGGATGTCGATCGAAGACACCGGAACCGGGATCAACGAGGCCGACCGCGACCGCATCTTCCACCCGCTGTTCACGACCAAGGCCGGCGGCATGGGGATGGGGCTTTCGATCTGCCGCTCGATCGTCGAGAACCACGGCGGGCGCATCTGGGTTTCGGCGGCCGCAGGCCGGGGGTCGATCTTCCAGTTCGAATTGCCCGTCGCCGGAGGCCGGATTGCAAATCACGAGCTTGCGGCCTGA
- a CDS encoding DUF2019 domain-containing protein — protein MKKQKLDAASVDEIVERFIGLCAEKDRELLRGDVPRVNELFDDIEAIKQELKSRPGDQRHALISLYRHDNMQVRLEAATATLAIAPEAARRALEDLKASGWMPQAGEASHTFWTLERGIFKPT, from the coding sequence ATGAAGAAACAAAAGCTTGATGCAGCTTCAGTCGACGAGATTGTGGAACGTTTCATTGGCCTCTGCGCCGAGAAAGATCGCGAGCTGCTGCGCGGAGATGTCCCACGGGTCAATGAGCTCTTCGACGACATCGAGGCCATCAAACAAGAGCTCAAGTCACGCCCTGGGGACCAGCGGCACGCTCTCATTTCGCTCTACCGGCACGATAACATGCAAGTTCGCTTGGAAGCGGCAACGGCAACGCTAGCGATTGCGCCGGAAGCTGCACGTAGGGCACTAGAGGACCTCAAAGCCTCTGGATGGATGCCGCAAGCGGGTGAGGCCAGCCACACCTTTTGGACGCTAGAGCGCGGAATATTCAAGCCGACCTGA
- a CDS encoding MDR family MFS transporter — protein MTSPSTPVRLDHATVRRIILGLMLAMFLSALDQTIVATALATIGRAYGDVESLTFVVTAYLLAATVVVPIYGKLSDIYGRRPALLTGIAIFVAGSAACALAPTMPALIAARALQGLGGGGLIALSQTIVGDAVSPRERGRYQGYFGAVFASASIAGPVLGGVFAEHLHWSLIFWINLPLGLVAYALSARALKALPRHERPHKLDLLGAALMVAATVALLLALDWGGARYAWASPQIAGLAGAALVLFVLFGARLHAAEEPFVSLDIMRNRVVAAAIGCASFAYGTMIAVAIYTPVYFEGVLHLTASEAGLALIPFMGGVVIGSTAGGRLMAHLSHYKRIGLIGLPLAAAAFVPLAAMPAGLSVAAIAALLFIAGAGLGTVLPITTVSVQNAVLPWQLGTVTGVINFVRALASALLVALYGAILFGGMGSARGVTLEALAGRNAEAFTGHFQWIFAVASLSLALSFLLLLLMEERPLRTGQPQAVPAE, from the coding sequence GTGACTTCCCCTTCGACGCCCGTGCGCCTCGATCATGCGACGGTGAGGCGCATCATTCTCGGGCTGATGCTCGCGATGTTCCTCTCGGCGCTCGATCAGACGATCGTCGCGACCGCGCTCGCGACCATCGGGCGAGCCTATGGCGACGTCGAAAGCCTCACCTTCGTGGTGACGGCCTATCTTCTCGCCGCGACCGTCGTGGTTCCGATCTACGGCAAGCTCTCCGACATCTACGGCCGCCGCCCCGCGCTGCTCACCGGCATCGCGATCTTCGTTGCGGGCTCCGCGGCCTGCGCACTCGCGCCGACCATGCCGGCGCTGATCGCGGCGCGCGCCCTGCAGGGCCTCGGCGGCGGCGGGTTGATCGCACTCTCGCAGACCATCGTGGGCGATGCGGTCTCTCCGCGCGAGCGCGGCCGCTACCAGGGCTATTTCGGCGCGGTGTTCGCGAGCGCCTCGATCGCCGGCCCTGTGCTGGGCGGCGTCTTCGCCGAGCATCTGCACTGGTCGCTCATCTTCTGGATCAACCTGCCGCTCGGCTTGGTGGCTTACGCGCTCTCGGCGCGCGCACTCAAAGCGCTGCCGCGCCACGAGCGGCCGCACAAGCTCGATCTCCTCGGCGCCGCGCTGATGGTCGCCGCGACCGTTGCGCTCTTGCTGGCGCTCGACTGGGGCGGGGCGCGCTACGCCTGGGCGAGCCCGCAGATCGCCGGCCTGGCCGGCGCGGCCCTCGTGCTCTTCGTCTTGTTCGGCGCGCGGCTGCATGCGGCCGAGGAGCCGTTCGTCTCGCTCGACATCATGCGCAACCGCGTCGTCGCGGCCGCGATCGGCTGCGCCTCCTTCGCCTACGGTACGATGATTGCGGTCGCGATCTACACGCCGGTCTACTTCGAGGGCGTGCTGCATCTGACCGCCAGCGAAGCCGGCCTCGCGCTCATCCCGTTCATGGGCGGCGTGGTGATCGGCTCGACCGCTGGCGGGCGGCTGATGGCCCACCTATCGCACTATAAGCGGATCGGCCTCATCGGCCTCCCGCTCGCCGCGGCTGCATTCGTGCCGCTCGCCGCGATGCCGGCCGGACTATCGGTCGCCGCCATCGCGGCGCTCCTGTTCATCGCGGGCGCAGGGCTAGGCACCGTGCTGCCGATCACCACCGTGTCGGTGCAGAACGCCGTGCTGCCCTGGCAGCTTGGAACGGTCACCGGCGTCATCAATTTCGTGCGCGCGCTTGCGAGTGCGCTCCTGGTCGCGCTCTATGGCGCGATCCTGTTCGGTGGCATGGGTTCCGCGCGCGGCGTCACGCTCGAAGCGCTTGCCGGCCGCAACGCGGAGGCCTTCACGGGCCACTTCCAGTGGATCTTTGCCGTTGCGTCACTGAGCCTCGCGCTGTCGTTTTTGCTGCTGCTGCTGATGGAGGAGCGGCCGCTGCGCACCGGACAACCCCAGGCCGTGCCCGCGGAGTAG
- a CDS encoding DUF3617 family protein: MAHRFLFQIASSLAAFLLACGLAHADGLQAGYWKVTSSPEINGAPAPPNERMRCLTPAEVSDLGKTFSPEATTVGATCERAEHEVTATSLKWRLTCTGQVNMEIAGAFLFDTPQHYSAEVRTQMTMAGQMMRSRVKIEGERVGECP, encoded by the coding sequence GTGGCACATCGTTTCCTATTCCAGATCGCATCAAGCCTCGCGGCGTTCCTTCTCGCGTGTGGCCTCGCCCATGCGGACGGCCTGCAGGCCGGCTACTGGAAGGTGACGAGCAGCCCTGAGATCAACGGCGCGCCGGCGCCGCCGAACGAGCGGATGCGCTGCCTCACGCCGGCGGAGGTTTCCGACCTCGGCAAGACCTTTTCGCCCGAGGCGACCACGGTCGGCGCGACCTGCGAACGGGCCGAGCACGAGGTGACGGCAACCTCGCTGAAATGGCGCCTCACCTGCACCGGCCAGGTGAACATGGAGATCGCGGGCGCCTTCCTGTTCGACACGCCGCAGCACTATTCGGCCGAGGTGCGCACGCAGATGACGATGGCGGGACAAATGATGCGGTCGCGCGTAAAGATCGAAGGCGAGCGCGTCGGGGAGTGCCCGTAG
- a CDS encoding MASE4 domain-containing protein produces MAQHEPDIADTWLDLPPTARQIWWALAVTAVVLAGFAAVVPVATHPMAELNAFFPSLDAIVFVSDLVTAVLLYAQFFVSRLRALLALATGYLFTALIVIPHALTFAGAFSPTGLLGANIQTGSWLFIFWHIGFAAALLAYAALREERLAAAPVSSGDALRAVGWSVTGMIAAACALTWLSTDGATLLPPIILDQRRISPIVVYPISFAILISLAALLLLLRRRRSLLDLWLMVVALVAILELAFSGLIPTVRFSAGFYAGRVFSLLTASIVLVVLLAETTRLYTRLARSNALLRREQDNKLMNLEAMASSIVHEVRQPLAGIAASGGATLRFLKRSPPDLENAQSTVARMVDASHRASAVLEGVRGLFARGEPHKATVNMNDVILEAVRALQPDLDSHEIETRLTLDAALPAVAGHQGQLHEVVINLIKNALEAMALADGRRILKINTELVAAGAAIAVEDTGPGVSRDKTEEIFDAFVSTKPQGMGLGLAICRMIVERHDGKLSFAPANPRGAIFRVVLPQVPLTH; encoded by the coding sequence ATGGCGCAGCACGAACCGGACATTGCGGATACCTGGCTGGATCTGCCGCCGACCGCGCGTCAGATCTGGTGGGCGCTCGCCGTCACGGCGGTCGTGCTCGCGGGCTTCGCGGCCGTCGTTCCGGTCGCCACCCATCCAATGGCGGAGCTCAACGCGTTCTTTCCCTCCCTCGACGCGATCGTGTTCGTCTCCGACCTGGTGACGGCAGTCCTGCTCTACGCGCAGTTCTTCGTATCGCGATTGCGCGCGCTGCTTGCGCTCGCCACCGGATATCTGTTCACGGCGCTCATCGTCATTCCGCATGCGCTCACGTTCGCGGGCGCGTTTTCGCCGACCGGACTGCTCGGCGCCAACATCCAGACCGGCTCGTGGCTGTTCATCTTCTGGCACATCGGCTTTGCGGCGGCCCTGCTCGCCTATGCGGCGCTCCGGGAAGAAAGGCTGGCGGCGGCGCCGGTGTCCTCCGGCGACGCGCTGCGCGCGGTCGGCTGGAGCGTGACCGGCATGATCGCCGCCGCGTGCGCGCTGACCTGGCTCTCGACCGACGGGGCGACGCTGCTGCCGCCGATCATCCTGGACCAGCGCCGCATCAGTCCGATCGTCGTCTATCCCATCTCGTTCGCGATATTGATTTCGCTGGCCGCGCTGCTGCTGTTGCTGCGGCGGCGCCGCTCGCTGCTCGACCTGTGGCTGATGGTGGTGGCGCTGGTCGCAATCCTCGAGCTGGCGTTCAGCGGCCTGATCCCGACCGTGCGGTTCAGCGCCGGATTCTATGCGGGCCGCGTGTTCTCGCTCTTGACCGCCAGCATCGTTCTCGTCGTGCTGCTCGCGGAAACGACCCGCCTCTACACGCGTCTCGCGCGCTCGAACGCGCTGTTGCGGCGCGAACAGGACAACAAGCTGATGAACCTCGAAGCGATGGCGTCATCGATCGTGCACGAGGTGCGCCAGCCGCTTGCCGGCATCGCCGCTTCGGGCGGCGCGACCCTCCGCTTTCTCAAGCGATCGCCGCCGGATCTCGAAAACGCGCAATCGACGGTCGCCCGGATGGTTGACGCGAGCCATCGCGCCAGCGCGGTGCTTGAAGGCGTGCGCGGGCTGTTCGCCAGGGGCGAGCCGCACAAGGCCACGGTCAACATGAATGACGTGATCCTCGAAGCGGTGCGCGCCCTCCAGCCCGATCTCGACAGTCACGAGATCGAAACCCGGCTGACCCTCGATGCCGCACTGCCGGCGGTCGCGGGCCACCAGGGCCAGTTGCACGAGGTGGTCATCAACCTGATCAAAAACGCGCTCGAAGCGATGGCGCTGGCCGACGGCCGGCGCATCCTCAAGATCAACACCGAACTGGTGGCGGCCGGCGCTGCGATCGCCGTGGAGGACACGGGGCCCGGGGTCAGCCGCGACAAGACGGAAGAAATCTTCGACGCTTTCGTCTCGACGAAGCCGCAGGGAATGGGACTGGGCCTCGCGATCTGCCGGATGATCGTGGAGCGACACGACGGCAAGCTTTCCTTCGCGCCCGCCAATCCGCGTGGAGCCATCTTCCGGGTGGTATTGCCCCAAGTCCCTTTGACTCATTGA
- the guaD gene encoding guanine deaminase, which translates to MPARPTAIRGPVLTYTGDPFKDGLEHTMVYESDAIVAMADGLITHFGPADKIRSQLSAGTEVKNYGKDALISGGFLDSHVHFPQTPMIAAFGEQLLDWLNKYAFPTERKYADKAFASSVAKVFLNEQLKNGITTSCVYCTVFPQSVDALFEEAERLGMRIAAGKVLMNRNAPDYLLDTTKTGYDDSKALIRKWHGKNRLMYAITPRFAGTSTPDQLDSAGALWSEHPECYMQTHVSENKGEIAWVKELFPERKRYLDVYDHHKLCRPRAVFGHGIHLDDDEMQCMHRTGSAISHCPTSNFFLGSGYFNIHRAVQKDRPVRVGLGTDLGAGTSFSILLTLNEAYKAAQLNNNKLTAGHAYYLATRGTAHSMYIEDKVGSIAPGMEADIVVLDMKSTPIIDYRMQFAQDIHEALFIQMTMGDDRAVRATYVAGDLKYSRT; encoded by the coding sequence ATGCCAGCCAGACCGACGGCTATCCGCGGACCGGTGCTGACCTACACTGGCGATCCTTTCAAGGACGGCCTTGAACACACGATGGTCTATGAGTCGGATGCCATCGTTGCGATGGCGGACGGACTCATTACGCACTTCGGTCCGGCGGACAAAATCCGTTCGCAATTGTCTGCGGGCACCGAGGTCAAGAATTACGGCAAGGACGCGCTGATCTCCGGCGGCTTCCTCGACAGCCATGTGCACTTTCCGCAGACGCCGATGATCGCGGCGTTCGGGGAACAACTTCTCGACTGGCTCAACAAGTACGCCTTTCCCACCGAACGGAAATATGCCGACAAGGCCTTCGCCAGTTCGGTCGCCAAGGTTTTTCTGAATGAGCAATTGAAGAACGGCATCACGACGAGTTGCGTCTATTGCACGGTGTTCCCGCAATCCGTCGATGCGCTGTTCGAGGAAGCCGAGCGGCTCGGCATGCGGATCGCGGCGGGCAAGGTTTTGATGAACCGCAACGCGCCCGACTATCTGCTCGACACGACCAAGACCGGCTACGACGATTCCAAGGCGCTCATCAGGAAATGGCACGGCAAGAACCGGCTGATGTATGCGATCACGCCGCGCTTCGCGGGAACCAGCACGCCCGATCAGCTCGACTCAGCCGGAGCGCTGTGGAGCGAGCATCCCGAATGCTACATGCAGACGCACGTGTCGGAGAACAAGGGCGAAATCGCCTGGGTCAAGGAGCTGTTCCCCGAGCGCAAGCGCTATCTCGACGTCTACGACCACCACAAGCTATGCCGCCCGCGCGCGGTGTTCGGGCACGGCATCCACCTCGACGACGACGAGATGCAGTGCATGCACAGAACCGGCTCGGCGATCTCGCATTGCCCAACCTCGAATTTCTTCCTGGGCAGCGGTTATTTCAACATTCACCGCGCGGTGCAGAAGGACCGGCCGGTGCGGGTCGGGCTCGGCACCGACCTCGGCGCCGGCACCTCGTTCTCCATCCTGTTGACGCTCAACGAGGCCTACAAGGCAGCCCAGCTCAACAATAACAAGCTGACTGCGGGCCATGCCTACTATCTTGCGACGCGCGGCACCGCGCATTCGATGTACATCGAGGACAAGGTCGGCAGCATCGCGCCCGGCATGGAAGCAGACATTGTCGTGCTCGACATGAAGTCGACGCCGATCATCGATTACCGGATGCAATTCGCGCAGGACATCCACGAGGCGCTGTTCATCCAGATGACAATGGGAGACGACCGCGCGGTGCGGGCGACCTACGTGGCCGGCGACCTGAAATACAGCCGCACCTAG